Within Fusobacterium gonidiaformans ATCC 25563, the genomic segment AATCCTCAGTTAATACAATTAAATTTCGATCTGCTTCCCCAAAAGAATAATTTCCTAAAACAAAAGCTTTATTTCTTATAAATTTACTCATGAAATTTGAAAATCTCTTTCTGTTAATTTTGGGTCTATTACAACCTTCGATAAGGTTAATTCTAAAACTTTTTGTCCTTTCTCTTCAATAAGCCATTTTTTAGGAAATACATATCCATCTACATCTAGATAAGAAACGATCCTTACCTTATAATTTTCTTCCAGTACAAATTCTACATTCTTTTTTTCATAGTAAGCTTTTTTAAATTTTTTATCTGAGGATAACCTCTCCACTAAAATATCAATCACATTCAAAACTTGAACTTCATCTTTCTCTAAGCTCGTTGTT encodes:
- a CDS encoding LolA family protein, producing the protein MKIKKVLLICIFLLSSIFAFGKEYKAIEKVKNFSFEVAEINYLGKKQKKILYKVQMNLPNNFKKEILFPALNKGEIYLYTDKTKTVYLPMFDQKKTTSLEKDEVQVLNVIDILVERLSSDKKFKKAYYEKKNVEFVLEENYKVRIVSYLDVDGYVFPKKWLIEEKGQKVLELTLSKVVIDPKLTERDFQIS